In one window of Hevea brasiliensis isolate MT/VB/25A 57/8 chromosome 10, ASM3005281v1, whole genome shotgun sequence DNA:
- the LOC110645248 gene encoding S-type anion channel SLAH1 codes for MEINMDDKLSKTHIELVTEASFPPPPQFSSLKIIKNTFISILARFHAGYFRISMSLCSQALLWKILRDQSAEDAHAFRRVFQMLPSTAFLLLWSIALFTVTSLSLLYILRCLVHFEMVKGEFLHHVGVNYLFAPWISWLLLLQSSPFFTPKTIYYLVLWWAFVVPMLVLDVKIYGQWFTKGKRSLSTAANPTSQLSVIGNLVGARAAAQMGWKETCICMFSLGMAHYLVLFVTLYQRLSVGNCLPTVLSPVFFLFIAAPSMASLAWDSISGCFDNLAKMLFFLSLFLFLSLISRPTLFKKSTRKFNVACWAYSFPMTVLALASADYAQEVNGAIAHGVMLVLSSLSVLVTLGLMVFTALNTSRLFVPNDPVLSPSISNPDEAT; via the exons ATGGAGATTAACATGGATGACAAACTATCCAAAACTCATATCGAGCTTGTCACTGAGGCATCCTTTCCACCACCACCACAATTCAGCTCTCTGAAGATCATTAAAAACACCTTTATTTCAATCTTGGCAAGGTTTCATGCCGGATATTTTAGGATAAGCATGTCTCTTTGCAGCCAAGCCCTGCTGTGGAAAATCCTTAGAGATCAATCAGCAGAAGATGCACATGCTTTTCGTCGTGTGTTTCAAATGCTACCCTCCACAGCTTTTCTTCTACTTTGGTCAATAGCTCTTTTCACAGTAACCTCACTCTCTCTTCTTTACATACTTAGATGTTTGGTTCACTTTGAGATGGTGAAGGGTGAATTCCTCCACCATGTAGGAGTGAACTATCTCTTTGCTCCTTGGATTTCTTGGCTTCTTTTGCTTCAATCATCTCCCTTTTTCACCCCAAAAACTATATACTACCTTGTACTATGGTGGGCTTTTGTGGTTCCAATGTTGGTTCTTGATGTCAAAATCTACGGCCAGTGGTTTACCAAAGGAAAGAGGTCTTTATCAACAGCCGCGAATCCGACAAGTCAGCTATCGGTGATAGGGAACTTGGTGGGAGCCAGGGCGGCAGCCCAAATGGGATGGAAAGAGACATGTATTTGCATGTTTTCTTTGGGCATGGCACATTATCTTGTGCTTTTTGTCACGTTATATCAAAGATTATCTGTGGGAAATTGCCTACCAACAGTGTTAAGCCCAGTTTTCTTCTTATTCATTGCCGCTCCCAGCATGGCAAGTTTGGCTTGGGACTCAATTTCTGGATGCTTTGATAACTTGGCAAAGATgcttttctttctctctcttttcctctTCTTATCCCTG ATTTCAAGGCCGACCCTATTCAAGAAATCCACAAGAAAGTTCAACGTAGCATGTTGGGCATACTCTTTCCCAATGACAGTCCTGGCATTGGCTTCAGCTGATTATGCACAGGAGGTGAATGGTGCCATTGCACATGGGGTAATGCTAGTGTTATCTTCGCTCTCAGTTCTGGTAACTCTAGGTTTGATGGTGTTCACTGCCCTTAATACTAGCAGGCTTTTCGTACCCAACGATCCTGTTTTAAGTCCTAGCATTAGTAATCCTGATGAGGCCACATGA